A section of the Amycolatopsis sp. AA4 genome encodes:
- a CDS encoding trypsin-like serine protease has translation MRIARTAAVLSGLAFAAVAAAAPATAAPAQPAIIDGSTADSLHAAARMFAGGQELCSATIIAPDWILTARHCTQGAGGKQITFHVGSLDQTQGTEVSATSVHDSPDADISLVQIDQKVQTEYAPLGTAGDVNVGDTAQVYGWGATCTDQPEINCQSQVLKVANVQVTSVDCPDGAAGVSVCANRGDGITAGGDSGGPMYANGKQVGVASTSDRQSYTAYINITQYRDWIQSVAGV, from the coding sequence GTGCGTATCGCGCGTACCGCCGCAGTCCTGTCCGGCCTGGCCTTCGCCGCCGTCGCCGCCGCGGCCCCGGCCACCGCCGCTCCCGCCCAGCCCGCCATCATCGACGGCAGCACCGCCGACTCCCTGCACGCCGCGGCCCGGATGTTCGCCGGCGGCCAGGAACTCTGCTCGGCCACGATCATCGCGCCCGACTGGATCCTCACCGCCCGGCACTGCACGCAGGGCGCCGGCGGCAAGCAGATCACCTTCCACGTCGGCAGCCTCGACCAGACGCAGGGCACCGAGGTGTCCGCGACTTCGGTGCACGACTCCCCCGACGCCGACATCTCGCTGGTCCAGATCGACCAGAAGGTCCAGACCGAGTACGCGCCGCTCGGCACCGCGGGCGACGTCAACGTCGGCGACACCGCGCAGGTCTACGGCTGGGGCGCGACCTGCACCGACCAGCCGGAGATCAACTGCCAGTCGCAGGTCCTGAAGGTGGCGAACGTCCAGGTCACCTCGGTCGACTGCCCGGACGGCGCGGCCGGCGTCTCGGTGTGCGCCAACCGCGGCGACGGCATCACCGCCGGCGGCGACTCGGGCGGCCCGATGTACGCCAACGGCAAGCAGGTCGGCGTCGCCTCCACCAGCGACCGCCAGTCCTACACCGCCTACATCAACATCACCCAGTACCGCGACTGGATCCAGTCGGTCGCGGGAGTCTGA
- the bla gene encoding class A beta-lactamase — protein MFRRLTLAAFALVTLASCAAPATPEAPASSAQSAAPAAAKTVAQPDFAALEKAFDARLGVYAIDTGNGREVAYHADDRFAYASTHKVFNAAAILHRGDDLARTVTIRQSDLVSNSPITEKHVGEQMSLQSVLDAALRYSDNTADNLMFREIGGPAGLAAELRRLGDTVTHVDRIEPALNETSPGDVRDTTTPRAWAKDLRAVALDSGLPADKQAVLTKIMRANTTGAHVIRAGVPADWQVADKTGSAEYATRNDIAVVWPPNRAPIVLAVLSDRPRKDAKTDDKLIAQAAAAVVKALQ, from the coding sequence GTGTTCCGCAGGCTGACCCTGGCCGCGTTCGCATTGGTCACGCTAGCCTCGTGTGCCGCACCAGCAACACCGGAAGCCCCGGCGAGTTCCGCGCAGTCCGCCGCGCCGGCCGCGGCCAAGACGGTCGCGCAGCCGGATTTCGCCGCGCTGGAGAAGGCTTTCGACGCCCGGCTCGGCGTCTACGCGATCGACACCGGCAACGGTCGCGAGGTCGCCTATCACGCGGACGACCGCTTTGCCTACGCTTCCACGCACAAGGTGTTCAACGCGGCAGCGATCCTGCACCGCGGGGACGATTTGGCCCGCACGGTCACGATTCGGCAAAGCGATCTCGTGTCCAATTCCCCGATCACGGAGAAGCACGTCGGGGAGCAAATGTCGTTACAGAGCGTCCTGGACGCTGCGCTGCGTTACAGCGACAACACGGCGGATAACCTCATGTTCCGCGAAATCGGCGGTCCCGCCGGGCTGGCTGCGGAGCTTCGCCGACTGGGGGATACGGTCACCCACGTGGACCGCATCGAGCCCGCTCTCAACGAGACGAGCCCTGGTGACGTCCGGGACACGACCACCCCGCGAGCCTGGGCCAAGGACCTGCGCGCCGTCGCGCTCGACTCGGGACTCCCGGCGGACAAGCAGGCCGTGCTCACCAAGATCATGCGCGCGAACACCACCGGCGCGCACGTGATCCGCGCCGGCGTGCCCGCGGACTGGCAGGTCGCGGACAAGACCGGGTCCGCCGAGTACGCCACGCGCAACGACATCGCCGTGGTGTGGCCGCCGAACCGCGCGCCGATCGTGCTCGCCGTGCTGTCCGACCGCCCGCGGAAGGACGCGAAGACCGACGACAAACTGATCGCGCAGGCCGCCGCCGCGGTCGTGAAGGCGTTGCAGTGA
- a CDS encoding serine hydrolase produces the protein MSTEALLARLRDELDEGGLRGSFLVRDLGSGREIGIEPDLEFATASLVKVPLVAVTEDRIRRGELDGAQQVEVQPGRIETAGPAGLSRFRHPARLAVADLMYLASAISDSAAADQLFALTPPAEVARTVREWGITGISVRHAVAELSDTPVERFAAADVHLAHSLAIGAVTEGQGHLVRQLDVSRASSGSARAFADLLTALWTPSKIDPDVSARVRQLMGENLLRQRLAPDFASDSAKWSSKTGTLLNLRHEIGVVEHADGQAFAVAALTESRVPAAIQPEAEILMARVARSLRDHLRALG, from the coding sequence GTGAGCACGGAGGCGTTGCTGGCGCGGTTGCGGGACGAACTGGACGAGGGCGGGCTGCGAGGCTCGTTCCTCGTCCGCGACCTCGGGTCCGGCCGCGAGATCGGGATCGAGCCCGACCTGGAGTTCGCGACCGCTTCGCTGGTCAAGGTCCCGCTCGTGGCGGTGACCGAGGACCGGATCCGGCGCGGCGAACTGGACGGCGCGCAGCAGGTGGAGGTCCAACCCGGCCGCATCGAGACCGCGGGGCCGGCCGGGCTGTCGCGCTTCCGGCATCCGGCGCGGCTGGCGGTGGCCGACCTGATGTACCTGGCCTCCGCGATCAGCGACAGCGCGGCGGCCGACCAGCTGTTCGCCCTGACCCCGCCTGCCGAGGTCGCGCGGACCGTGCGGGAGTGGGGCATCACCGGCATCTCGGTGCGGCACGCGGTGGCGGAGCTGAGCGACACCCCGGTGGAACGGTTCGCCGCGGCCGACGTGCACCTCGCGCATTCGCTGGCCATCGGCGCGGTGACCGAGGGGCAAGGGCATCTGGTGCGGCAGCTGGACGTTTCGCGCGCGAGTTCCGGTTCGGCGCGCGCGTTCGCCGACTTGCTGACCGCGTTGTGGACACCGTCCAAAATAGACCCGGACGTGTCCGCTCGGGTGCGTCAGCTGATGGGGGAAAACCTGCTGCGCCAACGGCTGGCGCCGGATTTCGCGTCCGATTCCGCGAAGTGGTCGTCGAAAACCGGGACGCTGCTGAACCTGCGGCACGAGATCGGGGTCGTGGAGCACGCGGACGGGCAGGCGTTCGCGGTCGCCGCGCTGACCGAATCCCGCGTGCCCGCGGCGATTCAGCCGGAAGCGGAGATTCTGATGGCCCGGGTGGCGCGGTCGTTGCGCGACCACCTGCGCGCGCTCGGATAG
- a CDS encoding STAS domain-containing protein: MEAGSQGSARLKSSYRYDDLDVLTLLLAGELDAGTALVVVRAVTFALAKRPMALVLDLTGLTELSDAGVHVLRAAQDRAAAEGVVLRLLAHPSGAAGRRLAETGMTGVFDIYPDRTAVRVETDRIAFLRRMKRRLDAG, encoded by the coding sequence ATGGAAGCCGGCTCACAGGGATCGGCACGGCTGAAGTCGTCGTACCGCTACGACGACCTCGACGTGCTCACGCTGCTGCTGGCGGGGGAACTCGACGCCGGCACCGCGCTGGTGGTGGTGCGGGCGGTGACGTTCGCGCTGGCCAAACGCCCGATGGCGCTGGTGCTGGACCTGACCGGGCTGACCGAGCTGAGCGACGCGGGCGTGCACGTCCTGCGGGCCGCGCAGGACCGCGCGGCCGCCGAGGGCGTCGTGCTGCGGCTGCTCGCGCACCCCTCCGGCGCGGCGGGGCGCCGGCTCGCCGAAACCGGGATGACCGGGGTGTTCGACATCTACCCCGACCGCACGGCGGTGCGCGTCGAGACCGACCGGATCGCGTTCCTGCGCCGGATGAAACGGCGGCTCGACGCGGGCTGA
- a CDS encoding SEFIR domain-containing protein: MSAAPRVFVSYAHDTAAEHYRQVGTFATFLRARIGLDVRLDQWDDASRLDWSAWAIRNIRAADFVLVVASPDYRRRADGEAPFDEGRGSQFEARIMRDALTRDLERETSRILPVVLPGASVEDIPAFLTPYSTTHFRIPEFTDDGVAGLLSAITGRSQNERPVRGMWRGATDSVSGPVLATELPWREKSADISAGSARIDGISYEHSVVFRTAGPTDGAWAFAEIDLGGCYAHFTAVAGVLDDAEDAAFQTGLFCVRLDGEIRHLDHSAFGSPRHTELDVTGIRRLRLEIRRPPAGPSARMTRPAALAWGNPTLR; encoded by the coding sequence ATGTCCGCCGCACCCCGAGTCTTCGTCAGCTACGCCCACGACACCGCCGCCGAGCACTACCGGCAGGTCGGGACCTTCGCCACCTTCCTCCGCGCCCGGATCGGCCTCGACGTGCGGCTGGACCAGTGGGACGACGCGTCCCGGCTCGACTGGTCGGCCTGGGCGATCCGGAACATCCGCGCCGCCGATTTCGTGCTGGTGGTCGCGTCGCCGGACTACCGGCGGCGCGCGGACGGCGAGGCGCCCTTCGACGAGGGCCGCGGCTCCCAGTTCGAGGCGCGGATCATGCGCGACGCCCTCACCCGCGACCTGGAGCGCGAGACCAGCCGCATCCTGCCGGTGGTGCTGCCCGGCGCTTCCGTCGAAGACATCCCGGCGTTTCTCACGCCGTATTCCACCACGCATTTCCGGATTCCGGAATTCACCGACGACGGCGTCGCCGGGCTGCTCTCCGCGATCACCGGGCGCAGCCAGAACGAGCGTCCGGTGCGCGGGATGTGGCGCGGGGCAACGGATTCCGTCTCCGGACCGGTCCTGGCGACCGAACTGCCGTGGCGCGAGAAGAGCGCGGACATCTCCGCCGGTTCAGCGCGGATCGACGGGATCAGCTACGAGCACAGCGTCGTTTTCCGCACCGCCGGGCCGACCGACGGGGCGTGGGCGTTCGCGGAAATCGACCTCGGCGGCTGCTACGCGCATTTCACCGCGGTCGCCGGCGTGCTCGACGACGCCGAGGACGCGGCTTTTCAGACCGGCCTGTTCTGCGTCCGGCTCGACGGCGAAATCCGCCACCTCGACCATTCCGCGTTCGGCAGCCCCCGGCACACCGAACTCGACGTCACCGGCATCCGGCGGCTGCGGCTCGAGATCCGCCGTCCCCCGGCGGGCCCGTCCGCCCGGATGACCCGACCGGCGGCGCTGGCCTGGGGAAACCCCACGCTTCGCTAG
- a CDS encoding ATP-binding protein, which produces MIEHLAVLATLRFDWIDAPDHVWKDSPYHVDGLHDDVMSAIDARIRHAAASDGPSPVGLVMQGMKGVGKTHLLGLVRRAAHLAGGYFFLDNLTAGTAFWEDAADALRHGLSRVDASGEPQVRSFVRRVCERSDVPWESAAALLSGKGLNRSHLDAFLAGLRKLDRQVAIECADMARALVLYASEDPTHNEVGDAYLGRCEEAKSGSRRKWSIRLKPKSAKEQVHDITRLLALTGPLAISVDQFDTLVARSDKLAREGGKAGGTDLLVAQIADGLMGLREVTRRTVTVLACLPATWELVKEKAADTVPDRFEETRILGRVLDAEVGRRLVERRLGVAYAAMDFTPPHSTWPVAASAFDGPWDEYTPREMLKRVGTHIEACVRAERVVEMTTFDPDAPAALPARPAPKRDRFSELDAWFEQLRADADPSALLHPKVEDEVMPRLLSAALRGWITEVGDDEMEWDTRKTDDELHAWLTHTIDEASDLEEHWAFRSIAANHAVAVLNRFRKARSAAGLRPGADNRHLILIRNSSWSKGEKTQAELRAFEAAGGKRLKMSEADVRTFWALDEMFVKGGPDVHEWLIDRRPARRSQLLSGVLPDAGPRTGGPAQPVPPPAPPQPAAQRSANPSPANPSPTNPIPANQRPPAQPSLFTPRPNRTGTAQAPRSDGTHPPPEGALTLGTETGSGKPLRIELSALRKHAAVFAGSGSGKTVLLRRIVEECALLGVSSIVLDPNNDLARLGDAWPSPPSGWGPEDARLAERYLEGTDVVVWTPGRATGRPLGFEPLPDFAGVLDDEDEFSAAVEVAVAALAPQARLTGSTAKADIGLAVLRQTIVHHARTGSRSLPELIGVLEDLPDGVTNLNGGRKIAAEVAELLKAAMVNDPLFAGAATPVDPALLLTPADGKRARISVISFAGLPSEAQRQSFVNQLQMELFAWIKRNPAGDRPLGALFVMDEAQTLAASGSLTASTRSTIVLAAQARKYGLGLLFATQAPKGLHNQIAGNAMTQFFGRLNSPAQIAAANEMARAKGSPVADISRLERAQFYVSGEAFGFRRVSTPLCLSHHPASPLRLEEVLARARNGEGRGEG; this is translated from the coding sequence ATGATCGAACATTTAGCTGTTCTGGCGACCTTGCGGTTCGACTGGATCGATGCTCCTGACCACGTGTGGAAAGATTCGCCCTATCATGTCGACGGTCTGCACGACGACGTGATGTCGGCGATCGACGCCAGGATCCGCCATGCGGCCGCGAGCGACGGCCCGAGTCCGGTCGGTCTCGTGATGCAGGGGATGAAGGGCGTCGGCAAGACGCATCTCCTCGGCTTGGTCCGGCGGGCCGCGCATCTGGCTGGCGGCTATTTCTTTCTCGACAACCTCACGGCGGGGACCGCGTTCTGGGAGGACGCGGCCGATGCTTTGCGACACGGACTGTCGCGAGTGGACGCTTCGGGCGAGCCGCAGGTGCGCAGCTTTGTGCGCCGGGTGTGCGAGCGCAGCGACGTGCCGTGGGAAAGTGCTGCGGCGTTGCTCAGCGGAAAGGGGTTGAACCGGTCGCATCTCGACGCGTTCTTGGCGGGATTGCGCAAGCTGGACCGGCAGGTCGCGATCGAATGCGCGGACATGGCACGCGCGCTGGTGCTTTACGCCTCCGAGGATCCGACCCACAACGAGGTCGGCGACGCGTATCTAGGCCGTTGCGAGGAAGCGAAGTCCGGCAGCCGTCGCAAGTGGAGCATCCGGCTGAAGCCGAAGTCGGCAAAGGAACAAGTGCACGACATCACGCGGCTGCTGGCACTCACCGGACCGCTGGCGATCAGCGTCGACCAGTTCGACACACTGGTTGCCCGGTCGGACAAACTGGCGAGGGAAGGCGGGAAAGCCGGAGGAACTGATCTGCTCGTGGCCCAGATCGCCGACGGCCTGATGGGACTGCGGGAGGTGACCCGCCGGACGGTGACCGTTCTCGCCTGTCTGCCCGCGACGTGGGAACTGGTCAAGGAGAAGGCCGCTGACACTGTGCCTGACCGGTTCGAGGAAACCCGCATACTCGGGCGTGTGCTGGACGCCGAGGTGGGACGGCGTCTGGTGGAACGGCGATTGGGAGTCGCCTACGCCGCGATGGACTTCACTCCGCCGCATTCGACTTGGCCGGTGGCCGCCTCGGCATTCGACGGCCCGTGGGACGAATACACGCCGCGGGAAATGCTGAAGCGGGTCGGTACGCATATCGAAGCTTGCGTCCGCGCGGAACGAGTGGTGGAGATGACCACCTTCGATCCGGACGCGCCTGCAGCGCTGCCCGCGCGCCCGGCGCCCAAGCGTGATCGCTTCTCGGAGCTGGATGCCTGGTTCGAGCAACTCCGGGCGGACGCGGATCCGTCGGCGCTGCTTCACCCTAAGGTCGAGGACGAGGTGATGCCCCGGCTGCTCTCAGCGGCGTTGCGCGGCTGGATTACCGAGGTCGGCGACGACGAGATGGAGTGGGACACTCGCAAAACCGACGACGAGCTGCACGCCTGGCTCACTCACACCATCGACGAAGCCTCGGATCTCGAGGAGCATTGGGCGTTTCGCTCAATCGCTGCGAACCACGCGGTCGCGGTGCTCAACCGGTTCCGCAAGGCGCGTTCGGCGGCGGGATTGCGCCCGGGAGCGGACAACCGCCACCTCATCCTGATCCGGAACTCCTCGTGGTCCAAAGGAGAGAAAACCCAGGCCGAACTGCGGGCCTTCGAAGCCGCCGGGGGGAAGCGGCTCAAGATGTCCGAAGCGGACGTCCGGACGTTCTGGGCGCTGGACGAGATGTTCGTCAAGGGCGGCCCGGACGTCCACGAGTGGCTCATCGACCGCAGGCCCGCCCGGCGGTCCCAGCTGCTTTCCGGTGTCCTGCCCGACGCCGGGCCCCGCACCGGCGGTCCCGCGCAACCGGTCCCGCCACCGGCGCCTCCGCAACCCGCGGCTCAGCGGTCCGCGAACCCGAGCCCCGCGAATCCGAGCCCCACGAACCCAATCCCAGCGAACCAGCGACCCCCAGCCCAGCCCTCCCTCTTCACCCCGCGCCCGAACCGCACCGGAACCGCTCAAGCACCCCGTTCCGACGGGACCCACCCCCCGCCGGAGGGCGCCCTCACCCTCGGCACCGAAACCGGTTCCGGCAAACCTCTCCGCATCGAACTCTCCGCCCTTCGCAAGCACGCCGCCGTCTTCGCCGGGTCCGGGTCGGGGAAAACCGTGCTCCTGCGCCGGATCGTCGAGGAATGCGCGCTGCTCGGCGTGTCTTCCATCGTGCTGGACCCCAACAACGACCTCGCCCGCCTCGGCGACGCGTGGCCGAGTCCGCCGAGCGGCTGGGGGCCGGAGGACGCGCGGCTCGCCGAGCGTTATCTCGAAGGCACCGACGTCGTCGTGTGGACTCCGGGCCGCGCCACCGGTCGTCCGCTGGGGTTCGAGCCGTTGCCGGATTTCGCCGGGGTGCTCGACGACGAGGACGAGTTCTCCGCGGCCGTCGAGGTGGCGGTCGCCGCTCTCGCGCCGCAGGCCCGGCTCACCGGCAGCACTGCGAAGGCGGACATCGGGCTGGCCGTGCTGCGGCAGACGATCGTGCACCACGCCCGCACCGGCTCGCGGAGCCTGCCGGAGCTGATCGGCGTCCTCGAAGATCTGCCCGACGGCGTCACGAATCTCAACGGCGGCCGGAAAATCGCGGCCGAGGTCGCGGAGCTGCTCAAGGCCGCGATGGTGAACGACCCGCTGTTCGCCGGGGCCGCGACCCCGGTCGATCCGGCGCTGCTGCTCACCCCGGCGGACGGCAAGCGGGCGCGGATCTCAGTGATCAGCTTCGCCGGGCTGCCGTCCGAGGCGCAGCGGCAGAGTTTCGTGAACCAGCTGCAGATGGAGCTGTTCGCGTGGATCAAGCGGAATCCGGCGGGGGACCGGCCGCTGGGCGCGCTCTTCGTGATGGACGAGGCGCAGACGCTCGCGGCGTCCGGTTCGCTCACCGCGAGCACGCGCAGCACCATCGTGCTGGCCGCGCAGGCCCGGAAGTACGGGCTGGGGCTGCTGTTCGCGACGCAGGCGCCGAAGGGGCTGCACAACCAGATCGCCGGCAACGCGATGACGCAGTTCTTCGGGCGGCTCAACAGCCCGGCGCAGATCGCCGCGGCGAACGAGATGGCGCGCGCGAAAGGCAGTCCGGTGGCGGACATCTCGCGGCTGGAGCGGGCCCAGTTCTACGTGTCCGGCGAGGCGTTCGGCTTCCGGCGCGTGTCGACGCCGCTGTGCCTGAGCCACCACCCGGCGAGCCCGCTGCGCCTCGAGGAGGTGCTCGCCCGGGCCCGGAACGGGGAGGGAAGAGGGGAGGGGTGA
- a CDS encoding toll/interleukin-1 receptor domain-containing protein → MYHYDVFISYLRTADPIARWVRNHFHPRLREMLDGNLDREVRVFFDGSVRVGGKWPDELRAALQRTRILVPVCSPKYFYDEWCRAEWASMARREELAGGDRPATLIYPVIYCDSKNFPPFAHERRMQDLTRWNHPYEQFEVSTRYLGFHDEMNRIAAEIEELLSAAPAWRPDWPVLTPLPETPPAASFPRL, encoded by the coding sequence GTGTACCACTACGACGTTTTCATCAGTTATCTGCGCACCGCCGATCCGATCGCCCGGTGGGTGCGCAACCATTTCCATCCCCGGTTGCGCGAAATGCTCGACGGCAACCTCGACCGCGAGGTGCGGGTGTTCTTCGACGGCTCGGTCCGGGTCGGCGGCAAGTGGCCGGACGAGCTTCGGGCTGCGTTGCAGCGCACGAGAATCCTGGTTCCGGTGTGTTCCCCGAAGTACTTCTACGACGAGTGGTGCCGGGCGGAATGGGCCTCGATGGCACGCCGCGAAGAACTGGCCGGAGGAGACCGTCCGGCCACCCTGATCTATCCGGTCATCTATTGCGATTCGAAGAATTTCCCGCCGTTCGCGCACGAACGCCGGATGCAGGACTTGACCCGGTGGAACCACCCGTACGAGCAATTCGAGGTCTCGACCCGGTACCTGGGTTTTCACGACGAGATGAACCGCATCGCGGCGGAGATCGAGGAACTGCTGAGCGCGGCCCCGGCGTGGCGGCCGGACTGGCCGGTGCTCACTCCGCTCCCGGAAACCCCTCCCGCCGCAAGCTTTCCGAGGCTCTGA
- a CDS encoding LysR family transcriptional regulator, whose amino-acid sequence MDLVAGCKAFVSVTEAGSFTGGAAVARIPQPVASRRIAALEKHLGERLFDRSTRRARLTQFGRDLLPSAQRLVRLAEAMEHDAQRARRRPLRLAVPDTSTTRDLAELEAQARTVEVFLEFRVAGPAERAELVRTQEVRAALVAVPPEDGGWTVPLGLASEAEPDEAVVHLETLRAGRSAGPRRRVWVQPEDDVPHVRDRVFRARDAAGLLPAQVEVAGTLTTAAASVIGSADLLLCSADQARELGLAWRPLGGVRLARGYDVAAGLGDDVDRVRTPLRAAIARCLGASVAAD is encoded by the coding sequence ATGGACTTGGTCGCGGGCTGCAAGGCGTTCGTGAGCGTGACCGAAGCGGGGAGCTTCACCGGGGGCGCGGCGGTCGCGCGGATCCCGCAGCCGGTGGCGAGCCGCCGGATCGCCGCGCTCGAAAAGCACCTGGGGGAGCGGCTGTTCGACCGGTCGACGCGGCGCGCGCGGCTCACGCAGTTCGGCCGGGACCTGCTGCCGTCCGCGCAACGCCTGGTGCGCCTCGCGGAGGCGATGGAACACGACGCTCAGCGCGCGCGTCGGCGGCCGTTGCGGCTGGCGGTCCCGGACACCTCGACCACGCGCGATCTGGCCGAACTCGAAGCGCAGGCGCGGACGGTCGAGGTGTTCCTGGAGTTCCGCGTCGCCGGGCCGGCCGAGCGGGCCGAGCTGGTGCGGACGCAGGAGGTGCGGGCCGCGCTGGTCGCGGTGCCGCCGGAGGACGGGGGCTGGACGGTGCCGCTCGGGCTGGCCAGCGAGGCCGAGCCGGACGAGGCCGTGGTGCACCTGGAAACCCTGCGCGCGGGCCGGTCGGCAGGCCCGCGCCGCCGGGTGTGGGTGCAGCCGGAGGACGACGTGCCGCACGTGCGCGACCGGGTGTTCCGCGCCCGGGACGCAGCCGGGTTGCTGCCCGCGCAGGTGGAGGTGGCCGGGACGCTGACGACGGCCGCGGCGAGCGTGATCGGGTCGGCGGATCTGCTGTTGTGCTCGGCGGATCAGGCGCGGGAACTGGGGCTGGCGTGGCGGCCGCTGGGCGGTGTCCGGCTCGCGCGCGGCTACGACGTCGCGGCGGGGCTGGGCGACGACGTCGACCGGGTGCGGACGCCGTTGCGCGCGGCGATCGCGCGGTGTCTCGGTGCGAGCGTTGCGGCAGACTGA
- a CDS encoding KGGVGR-motif variant AAA ATPase: MAGVVITFYSYKGGVGRSFTLANVAVLLARWGHRVLCVDWDLEAPGLREYFRPELERDPEGGVVDLVADFRAGTVRPKRHIIPVKLDNVPGTLDFLPAGGDGPGYPAQVQGIDWEGLYDEEFGEYLERCREAWTSDYDYVLLDSRTGISDVGSICTAHLPDRLVVLYTANMQSVRGAVDIAHRANVARNALPYDRPQLPVLPVLSRFDTREEYDRSESWREICLNETRSLFDSWLDQDVPPAVIARHLTLPYVSYWTFGEQLPVLLEKSPGADQIGFALETVAAVIAHSFDRTELLAENRDAYVAAVRTRTQKFAYDIQVSMPRSSLDVSRKLVAELEKLGIRVGRSLSGDRSWLGRAETDARHLCLVIDGKASRWQLAEVELFLHRTFGQDRRLIPVLTEGTDPRELSGYLGNLRHLRLGPATGPAKVARGLADEIGSGRALADTGQADLVSLLRQAEHGRLRPELWDLVGEFAGELPPAVGAGDSVRAQELGADLAVLLRPRRDGDGAVPPPPRVRNALAWARQVLDVRVNGS, encoded by the coding sequence ATGGCGGGCGTCGTGATCACCTTCTATTCCTACAAGGGCGGCGTCGGGCGCAGCTTCACGCTGGCCAACGTCGCGGTGCTGCTGGCCCGCTGGGGGCATCGGGTGCTGTGCGTCGACTGGGATCTCGAAGCGCCGGGACTGCGCGAGTACTTCAGGCCCGAACTGGAGCGCGATCCCGAAGGCGGAGTGGTCGATCTCGTCGCCGATTTCCGGGCGGGCACCGTCCGGCCCAAGCGGCACATCATCCCGGTCAAGCTGGACAACGTGCCCGGCACGCTGGACTTCCTTCCCGCGGGCGGCGACGGCCCCGGGTATCCGGCGCAGGTGCAGGGGATCGATTGGGAAGGCCTGTACGACGAGGAGTTCGGCGAGTATCTCGAACGCTGCCGGGAAGCGTGGACCTCGGACTACGACTACGTCCTGCTCGACAGCCGCACGGGAATCTCCGACGTCGGCAGCATCTGCACCGCGCACCTGCCGGACCGGCTGGTCGTTCTCTACACCGCGAACATGCAGAGCGTCCGCGGCGCGGTCGACATCGCGCACCGGGCGAACGTCGCGCGGAATGCCCTGCCGTACGACCGTCCGCAGCTCCCCGTGCTGCCGGTCCTCTCGCGCTTCGACACGCGCGAGGAGTACGACCGCTCGGAAAGCTGGCGGGAAATCTGCCTGAACGAGACGCGGAGCCTCTTCGACAGCTGGCTGGACCAGGACGTTCCGCCCGCGGTGATCGCCCGCCATCTCACGCTGCCCTACGTCTCGTACTGGACCTTCGGCGAGCAGCTGCCGGTACTGCTGGAGAAAAGCCCGGGTGCCGACCAGATCGGGTTCGCGCTCGAAACCGTCGCCGCGGTGATCGCCCATTCCTTCGACCGGACCGAACTGCTGGCCGAAAACCGCGACGCCTACGTCGCGGCGGTGCGGACCCGAACGCAGAAGTTCGCCTACGACATCCAGGTCAGCATGCCCCGGTCGAGCCTCGACGTCTCCCGGAAGCTGGTGGCGGAGCTGGAAAAGCTCGGCATCCGGGTGGGGAGATCGCTGTCCGGCGACCGGTCCTGGCTCGGCCGCGCGGAAACCGACGCCCGCCACCTGTGCCTGGTGATCGACGGCAAGGCGAGCCGATGGCAGCTCGCGGAGGTCGAGTTGTTCCTGCACCGCACGTTCGGCCAGGACCGCAGGCTCATCCCGGTGCTCACCGAAGGCACCGACCCGCGCGAGCTGTCCGGCTACCTCGGCAACCTCCGGCATCTGCGCCTCGGCCCCGCGACCGGACCGGCGAAGGTCGCGCGCGGCCTCGCCGACGAGATCGGCTCCGGCCGGGCGCTGGCCGACACCGGCCAGGCGGACCTGGTTTCCCTGCTGCGGCAAGCCGAACACGGTCGGCTGCGGCCGGAACTGTGGGACCTCGTGGGCGAGTTCGCCGGCGAACTCCCGCCCGCGGTCGGCGCCGGGGACAGCGTGCGCGCCCAGGAACTCGGCGCGGACCTGGCCGTGCTGCTGCGCCCGCGCCGCGACGGCGACGGCGCGGTGCCGCCGCCGCCCCGGGTCCGGAACGCACTGGCCTGGGCCCGGCAAGTGCTCGACGTGCGGGTCAACGGCAGCTAG